The following are encoded together in the Gasterosteus aculeatus chromosome 7, fGasAcu3.hap1.1, whole genome shotgun sequence genome:
- the med13a gene encoding mediator of RNA polymerase II transcription subunit 13a — protein sequence MSSCYVPNGASLEDCHSNLFCLADLTGIKWKRFVWQGPTSAPILFPVTEEDPILCSFSRCLKADVLSVWRRSQRPGRRELWLFWWGDDPNFADLIHHELAAEDDGLWENGLSYECRTLLFKAIHNLLERCLMNRSFVRIGKWFVKPYEKDEKPINKSEHLSCAFTFFLHGESNVCTSVEINQHQPVYHLTEEHLTLAQQSSSPFQVILSPFGLNGTLTGQSFKMSDPPTKKLIEEWNQFYPISPSAKDGVSEDKAEDMDWEDDCLASVEVLVGGVRMLYPACLVLVPQSDIPVVAPVGSSHCTAVYSGGHQVPASQREPAMSLVTLTPPTSPEEAHTVDSHLAQKWVKMPSSSDAFTVDTTSHHGGKIPRRQASQVVERVWQECNIDRAQNKRKFSAATNGTCEEERAEKAGAWDFVKHSQRSYCNCSRYKSVKQRTASTPGQTPSVGQTCQTPTKHKAGGEKPEKGDKLQKRPQTPFHHRSLTSDDVSMEAEASAGQRLAMTGQDGGRFPSIRSTDVSSIQKASQLHSGGISAGPSEQANSPQPPPLSPHPCERGEESVEGMKNPSTPNSQHFYQLPPEPCLVGVKGGSEGHGGPEGLNQHFHSHHPHSHPGASTYSDPPEPTVYVSAAVNLEEDGTHSPWRLFNLPRRKEAELPTPLLPWDKLRDEPLSSQDNLVSVTEVMSTSKWPLKVSEERVQMYRARRNQFLSAAITDGDHEPEVDPYAFEEGDVKFTFSNKKDKAGGEREPGKKHKGEDGGAGTSDDAQRAAAHNRMASTSLIHETDLVVSINDLDNLFNSDEDESAPGSRRPVNGTDERFAGKEPKPSTLDPVSCISSADLHQMFPTPPSLEQHIMGYSPMNMFSKEYSMEANTGMTMLDGTSSLGGHFKIEVEESFCSPKPCEIKDYSFVYKPELCQPFVGCSMFAPLKALPSQCLPPVKIPEDCIYRPSWTMGREMLNPVPVMTFLNKDCNIPSVGSTMDQDYNQTYTPQTHTPFISNSAPPSNSGAGILPSPATPRFSAPTPRTPRTPRTPRGPSSVQGSLKYENSDLYSPASTPSTCRPLNSVEPATVPSIPEAHSLYVTLILSESVMNLFKDCNFDSCCICVCNMNIKGADVGVYLSDPVGEAQDPCSCGFSAMVNRRYGNGSGLFLEDELDIIGRGSDVSREAEKRFEALRLSSLERTGVGRGDRVPDEVILLLQDQCTNPFSPISILEHDIVSRGPSGAPVPPCVRVEERDYHSDCYMALEHGRQFMDNMSGGKVDESLVKSTCLHHWGKQNAVDVTALCSQDVLRVLMSLQPILQDAIQKKRTVRSWGVQGPLTWQQFHKMAGRGSYGTDESPEPLPIPTFLVGYEYDFVVLSPFGLPYWEKLLLDPFGSQRDIGYLVVCPDNEALLSGAKGFFRDLTAVYESCRLGQHRPISKGYPDGIVLVGGNGANNLVDQPVSDWFLKAASSNSEAFTKLKLYAQVCRHNLAPYLASQPLDSSLLTQPSLPPSSSQSPSTQLSSSTSSSVGQQGSVNAAGSSVHNSNNNTTSSNNTGSGNGTASSNSLVTSLGQPCSGTPSAKPSSFPPFGSTQSQGGGPQSGQLGQQAGTLNTGTSGENSSSQSQGPTEPPESTLERDKIGMPTDGESHAITYPPAIVVYIVDPFSYDEADGGPGPVPAHSSVWTLGLLRCYLEMLQFLPPHIRNSISVQIVPCQYLLQPVRGEDRHIYAQHLKSLAFSVFAQCRRPLPTSTNVKSLTGFGPGLAIDTALKSPERPECLRLYTPPFILAPVKDKQTELGETFGEASQKYNVLFVGYCLSHDQRWILATCTDLYGELLETCIINIDVPNRARRKKGSVRRLGLQKLWDWCLGLVQMTSVPWRVVIGRLGRIGHGELKDWSILLSRRNLQSLSRRLKEMCRMCGISASDTPSILSVCLVAMEPQGSFIIMPDSVSTGSVFGRSTTLNMQTSQLNTPQDTSCTHILVFPTSAFVQVASSNYTNIDPNIDILNGTSDGIFDLLDQENELVDPDIINISPNTSPVHSPGSHYHHGGDGSKGQSTDRMESHEEVPNLLQQPLALGYFVSTAKAGPLPDWFWSACPQAQNQCPLFLKASLHLHVSSVQSDELLHSKHSHPLDSNQTSDVLRYVLEQYNALSWLTCDPATQDRRSCLPIHFVVLNQMYNFIMNML from the exons CCGAGGACGACGGGCTGTGGGAGAACGGACTTTCCTACGAGTGTCGCACACTGCTGTTCAAAGCCATCCACAACCTGCTGGAGCGCTGCCTCATGAATCGCAGCTTCGTTCGCATCGGCAAGTGGTTCGTCAAGCCGTACGAGAAGGATGAGAAGCCCATCAACAAAAG TGAGCACTTATCGTGTGCCTTCACATTCTTCTTGCACGGGGAGAGCAACGTGTGCACGAGTGTGGAGATCAACCAGCACCAGCCCGTGTACCATCTGACCGAGGAGCACCTCACTCTGGCCCAGCAATCATCCAGTCCCTTCCAAG TGATCCTGAGTCCTTTTGGCCTGAACGGGACACTGACTGGCCAGTCGTTCAAGATGTCAGACCCGCCCACCAAGAAGCTGATTGAGGAGTGGAACCAGTTCTATCCCATCAGCCCGAGCGCCAAAGATGGTGTGTCGGAAGACAAAGCAGAGGACATGGATTGGGAGGATGACTGTCTGGCCTCTGTGGAGGTCCTCGTAG GTGGTGTGCGGATGCTGTACCCAGCCTGCCTTGTGCTGGTGCCCCAGTCAGACATCCCTGTTGTGGCCCCTGTGGGGTCCTCCCACTGCACTGCCGTATACTCGGGTGGCCACCAAGTGCCTGCTTCCCAGCGAGAGCCCGCCATGTCTTTGGTGACCCTCACCCCTCCCACATCGCCTGAGGAGGCACATACAG TGGACTCTCACTTGGCCCAGAAGTGGGTTAAGATGCCTTCATCGTCTGATGCGTTCACTGTGGATACAACAAGTCACCATGGGGGCAAGATTCCACGGCGGCAAGCCAGTCAGGTGGTGGAGCGCGTCTGGCAAGAGTGCAATATCGACCGAGCCCAAAACAA gCGAAAGTTCTCGGCCGCAACCAACGGTACCTGCGAGGAAGAGCGGGCTGAGAAAGCGGGAGCCTGGGACTTTGTGAAGCATTCACAGAGGTCATACTGCAACTGTTCCAG atACAAATCAGTGAAGCAGAGAACAGCGAGCACCCCAGGCCAAACTCCGTCAGTGGGACAGACCTGCCAGACGCCCACCAAGCACAAAGCAGGGGGAGAGAAGCCAGAGAAAGGTGACAAGCTGCAGAAAAGACCGCAGACACCTTTCCATCATCGCAGTCTGACCAGTGATGACGTGTCAATGGAGGCCGAGGCATCAGCTGGCCAAAGGTTAGCCATGACGGGCCAGGACGGAGGAAGATTCCCCAGTATACGCTCCACGGATGTGTCCAGCATCCAAAAAGCCTCCCAGCTCCACAGTGGGGGCATCAGCGCTGGGCCGTCGGAACAGGCCAATTCTCCCCAGCCCCCGCCACTTAGCCCCCACCCCTGCGAGCGTGGCGAGGAGTCGGTGGAGGGCATGAAGAACCCTTCAACCCCAAACAGCCAACACTTTTACCAGCTGCCCCCGGAGCCCTGCCTGGTCGGGGTGAAGGGGGGCAGCGAGGGACACGGAGGGCCAGAGGGCCTGAATCAGCACTTCCACTCCCATCACCCCCACTCCCACCCTGGGGCTTCAACTTACTCCGACCCCCCGGAGCCCACTGTGTATGTGAGCGCAGCGGTCAACTTGGAGGAGGACGGCACCCACTCACCATGGCGGTTATTCAACCTACCGCGCAGGAAAGAAGCCGAGCTGCCCACGCCATTGCTGCCATGGGACAAGCTAAGGGACGAGCCCTTGTCATCACAGGACAACCTGGTGTCAGTCACAGA GGTGATGTCCACGTCTAAATGGCCCCTTAAGGTGTCTGAAGAACGTGTCCAGATGTATCGAGCCAGGAGGAACCAGTTCCTATCCGCTGCCATAACAGACGGGGATCATGAGCCAGAGGTGGACCCCTACGCCTTCGAGGAAGGAGATGTCAAGTTCACATTCTCCAACAAGAAGGATAAGGCGGGCGGGGAGCGGGAGCCCGGCAAGAAACACAAG GGCGAAGATGGAGGAGCTGGTACATCAGATG ATGCTCAGCGGGCGGCCGCTCACAACCGCATGGCTTCCACCAGCCTGATCCACGAGACAGACCTGGTGGTGTCCATCAACGACCTGGACAACCTCTTCAATTCGGACGAGGATGAATCGGCG CCTGGTTCCCGGCGACCGGTGAATGGAACGGATGAGAGATTTGCCGGCAAGGAACCGAAGCCATCTACTTTGGACCCTGTATCCTGCATCA GCTCAGCAGATCTGCACCAGATGTTTCCCACGCCTCCCTCCCTAGAACAGCACATCATGGGGTACTCACCCATGAACATGTTTAGCAAGGAATACAGCATGGAGGCCAACACGGGCATGACAATGCTAGACGGCACCTCATCTCTGGGAGGCCACTTCAAGATTGAGGTGGAGGAGAGCTTCTGCAGTCCCAAGCCATGTGAGATCAAG GACTATTCATTTGTATACAAGCCGGAGCTGTGCCAGCCATTCGTAGGCTGCTCCATGTTTGCCCCACTGAAGGCGCTACCCAGCCAGTGTCTCCCGCCGGTCAAAATACCAGAGGATTGCATTTACCGACCAAGCTGGACCATGGGCAGGGAGATGCTCAACCCCGTGCCAGTCATGACCTTCCTCAACAAGGACTG TAACATCCCCAGTGTGGGCAGCACCATGGACCAGGACTACAACCAGACCTACACCCCTCAGACCCACACGCCTTTCATATCCAACAGTGCCCCTCCAAGTAACAGTGGCGCTGGCATCCTGCCTTCACCTGCAACCCCACGTTTCTCTGCCCCCACCCCACGCACGCCACGCACCCCACGCACGCCCCGGGGCCCCTCCAGCGTCCAGGGCTCGCTCAAATATGAGAACTCCGACCTGTACTCGCCAGCGTCCACCCCCTCCACGTGCCGACCGCTGAACTCGGTAGAGCCGGCCACCGTGCCCTCCATCCCCGAGGCCCATAGCCTCTACGTCACCCTCATCCTCTCCGAGTCGGTCATGAACCTCTTCAAGGACTGCAACTTCGACAGCTGCTGCATCTGCGTGTGcaacatgaacataaaaggAGCCGATGTGGGCGTGTACTTGAGTGACCCCGTCGGCGAGGCtcaggacccctgcagctgcGGCTTCAGCGCCATGGTCAATCGGCGTTACGGCAACGGCTCGGGCCTCTTCCTGGAGGATGAGCTGGATATCATCGGCCGCGGCTCTGACGtcagcagagaggcagagaagcGCTTTGAGGCCCTGCGGCTCTCCTCGCTGGAAAGAACTGGAGTAGGGAGGGGTGACCGTGTCCCAGATGAGGTTATTCTCCTCCTACAGGACCAGTGCACCAACCCCTTTTCACCCATTTCAATCTTGGAGCATGACATAGTGTCACGGGGGCCAAGTGGGGCCCCTGTGCCGCCCTgtgtgagggtggaggagagggactaCCACAGCGACTGTTACATGGCCCTGGAGCACGGCAGGCAGTTCATGGACAACATGTCGGGCGGCAAGGTGGACGAGTCGCTGGTCAAGAGCACCTGCCTGCACCACTGGGGCAAGCAAAACG CGGTGGACGTGACTGCGCTGTGCTCTCAGGATGTACTGCGGGTGCTGATGTCCCTCCAGCCCATACTCCAGGATGCAATCCAGAAGAAGAGGACAGTAAGATCGTGGGGCGTTCAGGGTCCCCTAACCTGGCAGCAGTTCCACAAGATGGCTGGACGGGGCTCTTACG GCACAGACGAGTCCCCAGAGCCGCTGCCCATCCCTACCTTCCTGGTGGGTTATGAGTATGACTTTGTGGTGCTGTCGCCGTTTGGTCTTCCCTACTGGGAGAAGCTGTTGCTGGATCCCTTCGGCTCCCAGCGGGACATCGGGTACCTGGTTGTTTGTCCTGACAACGAGGCCTTGCTCAGCGGCGCAAAGGGCTTCTTCCGAGACCTCACCGCCGTTTACGAG tcATGTCGACTGGGCCAGCACCGACCCATTTCCAAAGGCTACCCCGACGGCATTGTCCTCGTCGGCGGCAATGGGGCCAACAACCTGGTGGATCAGCCAGTCAGCGACTGGTTCCTCAAGGCTGCTAGTAGCAACAGCGAGGCCTTCACTAAGCTCAAACTCTATGCACAAGTGTGCCGACACAACCTCG CCCCATACCTCGCATCACAGCCTTTGGACAGCTCCCTCCTCACACAGCCCAGTCTCCCACCATCGTCCAGCCAGTCACCATCCACACAACTGTCTagctccacctccagctctgtCGGCCAGCAAGGCTCGGTGAACGCTGCAGGCTCCTCTGttcacaacagcaacaacaacaccaccagcagcaacaacacTGGGTCCGGGAATGGAACCGCGTCATCAAACAGTCTGGTGACATCCTTGGGCCAGCCTTGCAGCGGGACACCGTCTGCCAAACCCAGCTCTTTTCCCCCCTTTGGGAGCACCCAGAGCCAAGGAGGTGGCCCACAGAGTGGACAGCTTGGGCAGCAGGCTGGCACCCTGAATACTGGCACCTCAGGGGAGAACTCCAGCAGCCAGTCCCAGGGGCCCACTGAGCCTCCGGAAAG TACTTTGGAACGAGATAAGATAGGCATGCCCACGGATGGGGAGTCCCACGCCATCACGTATCCTCCCGCCATAGTTGTTTACATTGTGGACCCCTTCAGCTACGACGAGGCCGACGGGGGCCCAGGGCCAGTGCCGGCCCACTCCAGTGTGTGGACGCTGGGGTTGCTACGCTGCTACCTTGAGATGCTTCAATTCCTGCCCCCACACATCCGCAATTCTATTTCTGTACAG atTGTCCCGTGCCAGTACCTGCTTCAGCCGGTACGAGGGGAAGACCGTCATATCTACGCCCAGCACCTCAAGTCTCTCGCCTTCTCTGTCTTCGCTCAGTGCAGACGGCCGCTGCCCACCTCCACCAACGTCAAGTCACTGACGGGCTTCGGCCCCGGCCTGGCCATCGACACGGCACTGAAGAGCCCGGAG CGGCCGGAATGTCTGCGTCTGTATACACCCCCGTTCATTCTCGCACCAGTAAAGGACAAGCAGACGGAGCTCGGGGAGACATTTGGGGAGGCGTCGCAGAAATACAACGTGCTGTTTGTTGGATACTGTTTGTCTCACGACCAACGCTGGATCCTGGCTACATGCACTGACCTGTATGGGGAACTCCTGGAGACTTGCATCATCAACATCGATGTTCCCAACAG GGCGCGCAGGAAAAAGGGCTCTGTTCGGCGGCTTGGCCTGCAGAAGCTGTGGGATTGGTGCTTGGGGCTGGTACAGATGACGTCAGTGCCCTGGAGGGTGGTGATTGGCCGACTGGGCAGAATAGGACACGGAGAGTTAAAAG ACTGGAGTATTCTGCTGAGCAGGAGGAACCTCCAGTCACTGAGTCGCCGGCTGAAGGAAATGTGTCGAATGTGTGGCATCTCCGCCTCAGATACTCCCAGCATCCTTAGCGTTTGCTTGGTTGCCATGGAGCCCCAGGGATCATTTATCATCATGCcag ACTCTGTGTCGACAGGCTCTGTGTTTGGCCGCAGCACCACCTTGAACATGCAGACGTCCCAGCTGAACACCCCACAGGACACCTCCTGCACCCACATCTTGGTCTTCCCCACGTCCGCCTTTGTCCAAGTGGCTAGCTCCAATTACACCAACATCGACCCAAACATCGACATTCTAAATGGCACCAGCG ACGGGATTTTTGACCTGCTGGACCAGGAGAACGAGTTGGTGGACCCAGACATAATCAACATCTCCCCCAACACTTCACCAGTACACTCCCCTGGCTCTCATTACCACCACGGCGGTGATGGCAGTAAG GGCCAGAGTACTGACCGTATGGAGTCTCATGAAGAGGTCCCGAACCTCCTGCAGCAGCCCTTAGCACTCGGCTACTTTGTCTCCACGGCGAAAGCCGGCCCACTACCTGACTGGTTCTGGTCAGCCTGTCCGCAGGCACAGAACCAGTGTCCACTCTTCCTCAAG gCCTCTTTGCACCTCCATGTGTCTTCAGTGCAATCAGATGAACTACTGCACAGCAAACACTCCCATCCCCTCGACTCCAATCAGACCTCAGATGTACTCAG